The region CCATTGTTAGCTCTTGCACCGTAGATAGCTGTCGAAGCAGCATCCTTAAGAATCTCCACAGAAGCAATGTTGTCTGCAGGAACATCGTTGAGCGATCGAATCACGCCATCTACGATTACCAGCGGCTCCCCTGGACTATTGATAGAGGCCCCGCCGCGCAACAGAATAGATGGCGCAGCCCCGGGTTGCCCGGTGCTGTTGACTACCCGCACCCCGGGAACAGTACCCTGTAACGCAGTGGCCACGTTCGCGCGCGGCGTACTGGCCAGAACTTCCTGGTCCAGTTTTGCCACTGAATTGGTCAGCGTTTCGCGGCTCTGTGTGCCGTATCCCACCACCACAACTTCATCCAGTTTTGCTGTGGCCGGCTTTAAAGTAATGTCCAATGCCTTTGCAGCACTCTCCACAGCAACTTCGCGGGTCTCAAAGCCAAGGTACCTTACCACCAGCACATCCCCCTCAGACGCTCTAATGGTAAAAGCACCCTCCGTATCTGTCTGGGTGCCGCGGTCAGTACCCTTCACGTTCAAACTTACACCGATCAGTGGCTGGCTGTTCTCTGAGGAGAGAACACGCCCACTCACGGTGGAATTCTGTGCATAGAGGTGAGGGCTTATCAGCAAGCTCCACCCCAGAAAGAGAAACATGAGTAAACGTTTAAGATTCATACAAAAAGGGTTTAGATGAATTATGTATTACATAATAAAGTTATTCTAGTTAATTAATTTTCCAAAACATTTCCTTAACTTTTTTGTAAAAAATAGATAATCTAATATTCTCTAAATTTGTAATTTAGCTTTAGGAAAGCATAATAAGTAATACATAACCGAATGGAGAACGCCCTAAACAAAATAAAAACCATTGATACCAGCTCGCTGGTGGATAAGGTGGAGACAAACTTGCTGGAGTTGTTAGTACAGCAGAACCTGAAAGTGGGCGACCCCATACCCAAAGAGATGGAACTGGCGTCCACCCTGGGCGTGAGCCGCACCGTGATCCGCGAAGCCCTGCTGCGCCTGCGCCTGATGGGTTTGATTGAGTCAAAAAAGCACCGGGGGGCTATTATTACCAGCCCTGACCTGCTGGCTATGCTGGAGAAGCGCCTGATACCGCAAGTACTCGATAACGCAACCCTGCGCGACGTCTTCGAGCTTCGTCTGGTGCTGGAAATCGGCATGGCAGACTTTATTATGGAGCGCGTCACGAAGGAGGATGTTGAAGAACTAAAGGAAATTGTGGCCAATGAGCCAGACCTCTCCGACTCTACCATTTTTCAGGTACAGCATGAGATTGCCTTCCACGGCAAACTCTATGAAATATCGGGCAACACCACCCTGAAGAAGTTCCAGAGTATGCTGCTGCCGGTTTTTGACTACGTGAACCGCAGTGGCCTCTTAAAAATGGATGTTCCCGTACGTAAGTTCGTCTCGCACAAGGGCCTGGTGGACATTATTGAGCATGGCTCCGCCGAGATGCTCCGCAACGGCATGCGCAACCACCTGGACAACCACTTTGCACGTATTATGGCGATATAGCACTACTCAGAAACGAGCGCGGGCTACTTGTATACACATCACATCTATTTACAGGCATTCCTGCAGCAGGGCGCAACAGCCCTCAGCAGGAATGTTTTGTTTCGAACATTTAGCTTATCCGTTTTAGTACCTCAACTGCACCGTGCTACCCATACACCCTCTGATGCACAAAAGTATCAGGCAGTATCCGATAATTTGCCTAGAAGCTATCTCATAAATGCCTTTAGCACTATTAGCATACATGCCAGTAAGATGAATGCTTTGAGTTTTCTTCCTTATACTCATACATGGTCACGCATCTTCTGTAATTGAATACCCAGGCGAAGAACCGCTCTACCTTCCATCTGCGCTTGTAACGGCGGAGCTTTCTGCCGTCCTCTAGTCTTCTTCTTTTTTCTGTTGCCTCTGTGAGGCGCGATCATTTCAATGCCTTTCTGCTGCAGCGCTTGATCCAGAGGATCAGAGTCATAGGCTTTATCACCAATGAGCCTCTCAGGCAGGGGCTCTGCGAAACGCTCCTCCAACACCTTTCCCACCAATTTTACCTCGTGGGGAGATGCTGATTCGACTGACACAGATAAAACAGTACCACCAGCGCCTGTGACTGCCATGACCTAGGTCCCTTTGCCTCGTTTAGTCTTGCCAACAGAAGCTCCCCCTTGTTGGCCATGCAAAAGGAGCCGTCAATAAAGCACTCGCTCAAATCCACATCGCCTCTTTCGTGAAGGTCCCTGGCCAGCGCCTCCACCACCCGCTGCATCACGCCCTGCTCCTGCCACTGTTGAAACCTGCGGTGGCAGGGCTGGTATGGAGGATACACGGGCGGCAAGTGGCTCCATTGGGCTCCGGTCTTCAAGATCCAGAGAACCCCCTCGAGCACCTCGCGCTTATCTCTCCAGGGCCTGTCTTTGCCATCTGGCCTCTTTGCTCCATCAGGAATTAAATCCTTTAGCTTTTCCCATTGCTTATCCGTCAACTTCATGACAAACAAACACCATACAACTAAAGATCATCCCTATTTATGAGATAGCTTCTAGCCTCATAATGAAAAATTCCAAATTTAGTGTTGTCCTGAAGCACATTTAACCTTATTTGAAATTTAAACCGTACCTTTGTGACTTGAAAGGAAAATAAACATGCTTCACTTCTTTTTAAGTCAACCTGACACAGTTTACGCCCTGCAATCTAAAGGGGAACTAAACGCTACCGACATCCAAAAACTAGAATGGTTATTCGGCGACGCCACTCTAATGCAGGAAGCTGCGCTGAGTGGCTTTTTTGTTGGTCCTCGTGCTGCCATGATCACCCCATGGAGTACCAATGCCGTGGAGATCACCCAGAACATGGGTATTGATGGAATCATCCGAATCGAGGAATTTAAAGTAGTAGCGGAAGATTCTACTGATTTTGACCCGATGCTTTCTCAAAAGTATAAGGGGCTGAATCAGGAGATCTATACTATAAATATCCAGCCGGAGCCAGTACAGCCTATTACGGATATTGCGGCCTACAACAAGCAGGAAGGCCTGTCGCTAAGTGATGAAGAAGTTGAGTACTTAAACCAGCTGGCTGAAAGAGTGGGCCGGCCATTAACCGACTCTGAAGTCTTCGGCTTTTCGCAGGTAAACTCCGAGCACTGCCGCCACAAGATCTTTAATGGCAAATTTGTGATCGATGGTGAAGAGAAACCAGCTTCGCTCTTCAAACTGATCCGCAAAACATCAGAAACAAACCCGAACAACATCGTTTCGGCCTATAAAGATAACGTGGCCTTTATTAAAGGGCCGGTGGTACAGCAGTTTGCTCCAAAACGAGCCGATATTCCTGACTTCTACCAGGTAACTGATTTTGAGTCGGTAATTTCGATCAAAGCAGAAACGCACAACTTCCCGACGACAGTAGAGCCTTTCAACGGGGCCGCTACAGGTTCCGGCGGGGAGATCCGCGACCGACTGGCCGGTGGTCAGGGAGCGCTTCCGTTAGCCGGTACAGCGGTTTACATGACAGCTTTATCGCGACTGGAAAAAGACCGCCCTTGGGAAAAAGCCACGCAGGAAAGAAAGTGGTTGTACCAAACGCCGATGGATATCCTGATCAAAGCCTCGAACGGTGCGACTGATTTCGGTAACAAATTCGGTCAGCCGCTGATCACGGGCTCGGTACTTACTTTTGAGCACGACGAGAAAGCGGATAAACTGGAGGATCCGAGAAAACTGGGCTACGACAAAGTGATCATGCTGGCAGGTGGCGTTGGCTACGGCAAAGCCAGCCAGGCGCAGAAAGGGCACCCGAAAACTGGTGATAAGATTGTGATCCTTGGCGGTGAAAACTACCGCATCGGTATGGGCGGGGCAGCTGTATCGTCTGCTGATACCGGCGAGCACGGAACAGGCATAGAGTTGAACGCCATACAGCGCTCTAATCCGGAGATGCAGAAACGCGCTGCAAACGCTATACGCGGTATGGTGGAAAGTGAGCACAACCCGATTGTCTCCATTCACGACCATGGTGCGGGCGGCCACTTAAACTGCCTTTCTGAGCTGGTAGAAGAAACAGGCGGTAAAATAGACTTAGACAAGCTGCCGGTTGGCGACCCTACCCTTTCGGCTAAAGAGATCATCGGAAACGAATCGCAGGAGCGTATGGGTCTGGTAATCGGTGAAGACGATATTGCTACCCTGCAAAAGATAGCGGATCGTGAGCGTGCCCCTATGTATACTGTGGGTGATGTGACCGGCGACCATCGCTTTACTTTCCAGTCTTCCACCACTGGCGAGAAGCCGATGGACCTGGAATTGAGCGACATGTTCGGCAGCTCGCCTAAAGTGGTAATGACCGACAAAACAATTAACAGAATATACCAGCCGGTAAGCTATGATAAAAACCAGCTGTATACTTACCTGGAGCAACTACTGCAATTAGAGGCCGTGGCCTGCAAAGACTGGCTTACAAATAAAGTAGACCGCTGCGTGGGTGGCCGTGTGGCGAAACAGCAATGTGCTGGTCCGCTGCAGTTGCCACTGAACAACTGCGGTGTAATGGCGCTGGATTTCCAGGGCAAAGAAGGTATAGCTACTTCCATTGGACACTCCCCTATCTCGGCCCTAATTGATCCCGCAGCTGGTAGCCGGAATGCCATCGGCGAGTCATTGTCGAACATCGTGTGGGCTCCGCTGAAGGATGGTTTGAAGAGCGTCTCGCTTTCCGCCAACTGGATGTGGGCTTCTAAGAACGAGGGTGAGGACGCCCGTCTCTACAAAGCTGTGGAAGCCTGCTCGGAATTCGCGATTGCCTTGGGCATTAATATCCCAACCGGAAAAGACTCGCTTTCGATGAAGCAGAAGTATAAAAACGAGGAAGTGATTGCACCGGGTACGGTAATCATTTCTGCCGCAGGCAATTGCAGCAACGTACGACAGGTGGTTGAGCCGGTGTTGCAGTGCGACGGTGGTAACATCTACTACATCAACCTTTCTAACGACGACTTCAAACTGGGTGGTTCTTCTTTTGCACAGATAGTAAACAGAGTCGGTAACGAAACACCGGATATCACCGATGCAGCTTCTTTCGGAAATGCTTTCAACACACTGCAGGGCCTAATCAGAGAAGGTAAAATAGAGGCAGGTCATGATATAGGCAGTGGCGGTCTGATCACCACCCTGCTGGAGATGTGCTTTGCGGACAACAACCTGGGCGCAACCATCGACCTGACCTCCCTGGGTGAGGAAGACAGCGTCAAAGTATTGTTCGCTGAAAATATCGGCGTAGTATTCCAAGCGTCGGCAGACGTAGAAGCTACATTAGAAGCGAACAAGGTACCGTTCCACAAAATTGGTATAGCTACCTCTTCTGCCACGCTTGAACTGAAAAACGGAGCGGATGCTTACAGCTTCGATATTGCCCGGCTACGAGATACCTGGTTTAAAACCTCGTACCTGCTGGACATCAAGCAAAGCGGCCCGGTAAGTGCAAAAGAGCGTTTCGACAACTATAAGAAGCACGAACTGAAGTATAAATTTCCAGAAAGATTTGACGGAAAGAAGCCGGTAATTGATACTTCCAAGCCAAGAATAAAGGCAGC is a window of Pontibacter kalidii DNA encoding:
- a CDS encoding FadR/GntR family transcriptional regulator gives rise to the protein MENALNKIKTIDTSSLVDKVETNLLELLVQQNLKVGDPIPKEMELASTLGVSRTVIREALLRLRLMGLIESKKHRGAIITSPDLLAMLEKRLIPQVLDNATLRDVFELRLVLEIGMADFIMERVTKEDVEELKEIVANEPDLSDSTIFQVQHEIAFHGKLYEISGNTTLKKFQSMLLPVFDYVNRSGLLKMDVPVRKFVSHKGLVDIIEHGSAEMLRNGMRNHLDNHFARIMAI
- the purL gene encoding phosphoribosylformylglycinamidine synthase is translated as MLHFFLSQPDTVYALQSKGELNATDIQKLEWLFGDATLMQEAALSGFFVGPRAAMITPWSTNAVEITQNMGIDGIIRIEEFKVVAEDSTDFDPMLSQKYKGLNQEIYTINIQPEPVQPITDIAAYNKQEGLSLSDEEVEYLNQLAERVGRPLTDSEVFGFSQVNSEHCRHKIFNGKFVIDGEEKPASLFKLIRKTSETNPNNIVSAYKDNVAFIKGPVVQQFAPKRADIPDFYQVTDFESVISIKAETHNFPTTVEPFNGAATGSGGEIRDRLAGGQGALPLAGTAVYMTALSRLEKDRPWEKATQERKWLYQTPMDILIKASNGATDFGNKFGQPLITGSVLTFEHDEKADKLEDPRKLGYDKVIMLAGGVGYGKASQAQKGHPKTGDKIVILGGENYRIGMGGAAVSSADTGEHGTGIELNAIQRSNPEMQKRAANAIRGMVESEHNPIVSIHDHGAGGHLNCLSELVEETGGKIDLDKLPVGDPTLSAKEIIGNESQERMGLVIGEDDIATLQKIADRERAPMYTVGDVTGDHRFTFQSSTTGEKPMDLELSDMFGSSPKVVMTDKTINRIYQPVSYDKNQLYTYLEQLLQLEAVACKDWLTNKVDRCVGGRVAKQQCAGPLQLPLNNCGVMALDFQGKEGIATSIGHSPISALIDPAAGSRNAIGESLSNIVWAPLKDGLKSVSLSANWMWASKNEGEDARLYKAVEACSEFAIALGINIPTGKDSLSMKQKYKNEEVIAPGTVIISAAGNCSNVRQVVEPVLQCDGGNIYYINLSNDDFKLGGSSFAQIVNRVGNETPDITDAASFGNAFNTLQGLIREGKIEAGHDIGSGGLITTLLEMCFADNNLGATIDLTSLGEEDSVKVLFAENIGVVFQASADVEATLEANKVPFHKIGIATSSATLELKNGADAYSFDIARLRDTWFKTSYLLDIKQSGPVSAKERFDNYKKHELKYKFPERFDGKKPVIDTSKPRIKAAIIREKGSNSEREMANAMYMAGFDVKDVHMTDLISGRETLEDIRFIGAVGGFSNSDVLGSAKGWAGAFMYNEKAKTAIENFFKREDTLSVGICNGCQLFVELGFITMGHDQKARMLHNVSQKHESIFTSLTIQENKSVMLSSLAGSTLGVWVSHGEGRFSLPHTEDQYQIVGKYGYDTYPACPNGSDYNTAMICDETGRHLVMMPHIERSLLQWQWAHYPKGRQDEVSPWMEAFVNARKWLEANDN